In Dioscorea cayenensis subsp. rotundata cultivar TDr96_F1 chromosome 9, TDr96_F1_v2_PseudoChromosome.rev07_lg8_w22 25.fasta, whole genome shotgun sequence, a genomic segment contains:
- the LOC120269009 gene encoding pentatricopeptide repeat-containing protein At3g20730 yields MNAVWKNSTACLPKLNSIHSRPKAIIFTLCKHGRFMEALQCLCANPSTLLDLPTYSTLLQFCINSNAHAQGRALHDHLIATGCTSDLFLNTKLIIFYAKLPDLTAARKVFDTMPQRSVVSWTAMISGYSQNQCPLESLGTFVLMQREGLRANQFTYGSVLKACTDMGCIRSGEQIHGCVAKSRFVEDLVVQSALLNLHLKCGSVGDARCLFGRMEQRDLVSWNSVIGGHVVRGLGYDAFELFWSMMRDDMSPDHFTFGHVLRACAGIKNLEIVSQIHSFIIKSGYGNHCVVTGSLIDAYAKCKCMTNASLLYRSLLEHDLVSCTALISGYSQEKNFSVEALELFYKLNQIGMRFDDVILCSMLNICANGALLSLGRQIHACISKSQSDYDVVLGNALIDMYAKAGEIENAHLVFDGMRYKNVISWTSLIDAYGKHGYGEVAISLFVQMEECGLKPNDVTFLSLLFACSHSGLTSKGMDYFHSMVRKYGVHPRAEHYSCVVDLLARGGLIKEACDFVHRNKIEPTTSTWGAMLGACRTHGYVAWGEASASYLFHLEPDRSVNYVILANIYAAAGLWENASNTRKLLDERSMKKDAGCSLI; encoded by the exons ATGAACGCAGTGTGGAAAAACTCCACAGCCTGCCTTCCAAAACTCAACAGCATCCATTCAAGACCAAAAGCTATCATCTTCACTTTATGCAAACATGGCAGATTCATGGAAGCTTTACAATGCCTCTGCGCCAACCCCTCCACTCTATTGGACCTTCCCACCTACTCCACCCTTCTCCAGTTCTGCATCAACTCCAATGCCCATGCCCAAGGCAGAGCGCTCCATGATCATCTTATCGCCACTGGCTGCACCTCAGATTTGTTCTTGAACACCAAGCTCATCATTTTCTATGCTAAGCTTCCAGACCTCACTGCTGCCAGGAAGGTGTTTGATACAATGCCTCAAAGAAGTGTTGTCTCTTGGACAGCGATGATTTCAGGGTACTCGCAAAATCAGTGCCCATTGGAATCCTTGGGAACTTTTGTTTTGATGCAGAGAGAGGGATTGAGAGCCAATCAGTTCACTTATGGGAGTGTTCTGAAGGCATGCACAGATATGGGCTGTATTAGGAGTGGTGAGCAAATTCATGGATGTGTTGCAAAGAGCAGGTTTGTGGAGGATTTAGTTGTGCAGAGTGCTCTTCTGAATCTGCATTTGAAGTGCGGATCTGTTGGGGATGCAAGGTGTTTGTTTGGGCGGATGGAGCAGAGGGATTTAGTTTCTTGGAACTCGGTCATCGGTGGCCATGTGGTTCGGGGCCTTGGATATGATGCATTTGAATTGTTCTGGTCGATGATGAGAGATG ACATGTCGCCGGATCACTTCACCTTTGGACATGTATTGAGGGCATGTGCTGGAATTAAAAATCTTGAGATTGTGAGTCAAATTCATAGCTTCATTATCAAATCAGGTTATGGGAATCATTGTGTTGTTACGGGATCACTTATTGATGCGTATGCAAAGTGCAAGTGTATGACCAATGCAAGTCTGCTATATAGATCTCTGCTTGAACATGACCTGGTATCTTGCACAGCTTTGATCTCCGGATACTCACAGGAGAAGAACTTTAGTGTTGAGGCATTGGAGCTTTTCTATAAGTTGAATCAGATAGGCATGAGATTTGATGATGTAATCTTATGTTCCATGCTAAATATTTGCGCAAATGGTGCCCTCTTAAGCTTGGGAAGACAAATTCATGCTTGTATATCTAAGAGCCAGTCTGATTATGATGTAGTATTGGGTAATGCCCTTATTGACATGTACGCTAAGGCAGGGGAAATTGAGAATGCCCATCTTGTATTTGATGGCAtgagatataaaaatgttatttcatGGACTTCATTGATTGATGCATATGGAAAACATGGCTATGGTGAAGTTGCTATCTCACTTTTTGTGCAAATGGAGGAGTGTGGGCTTAAGCCAAATGATGTCACCTTCCTTTCCCTTCTTTTTGCCTGTAGCCATTCTGGCTTAACCAGCAAAGGAATGGATTACTTCCACTCCATGGTCAGAAAATATGGAGTCCATCCTAGAGCTGAGCATTATTCATGCGTTGTTGATCTTCTTGCACGTGGAGGTCTAATAAAAGAAGCTTGTGATTTTGTACACAGAAATAAGATTGAGCCCACCACATCAACCTGGGGTGCGATGCTTGGAGCATGTAGAACTCATGGCTATGTTGCCTGGGGAGAAGCATCTGCAAGTTATCTGTTTCATTTAGAACCTGACAGATCAGTAAATTATGTTATCCTTGCAAACATATATGCCGCAGCTGGATTGTGGGAAAATGCATCTAACACAAGGAAACTATTagatgaaagatcaatgaaaaaaGATGCGGGCTGTAGCCTAATTTAA